Within bacterium, the genomic segment GTTTGATGAGGGCTCTCGTCAGAGCTATCGGAACGGTATGTTTTCTTAGTATATTTATACTACCAGCCGCTTTTTATGCTTGGTTTGGTTGGCAAGCGTTTACAGGGCTACTAACGGGGGGGTTGTTCCTAGCCCTATGGTTCAAACCGATCCGGGGGAGAGGCCTACGAGACATCCTTAGCGGAACGAGGGTCGTGAGCACCCGCAAGAAGTCGTAGCTGATCCCGCCCCCGGCCCCTCTCCGCACTCGAGCGCGGCCGAGACCACAACCATCATCTCGGTACCGAATACCAGAACTGGCTCCAAACTCAACCCGCCCCCATCCCCGACTTGACAAACATGGGAGCATCTGGGACCTACTCGCCACTGTCACTCCCCACTGAAATCCGATGAGCCGGCAAGGTCATGGTGTAGTCCCTCGCGGTGGTCGTCATGCTGAGGTCACCGAGGCCCGGTGTGCGATGCGTGCCGGGGCGTGCTCTCGGCGAAGCCGACGAGTGGGGACCGACCCGGTTCGAGCACCAATCAATATGCTCGCGAGCGTACCTCTCGGGTTTCGCATGGTCCGCCTTGATCCGCGTCCTGATGCTCCTCAGACCCAGGTGTGTTCCCGGGTGACAGGCGCCCGACTCTCCTCCAGGCGAGTGAGGAGTCCCGTTCGACCACCAGGGGAATCAAGCCGTTGCCATGCGTGAGCGAAGTCGGTCCGTCGCGTCGCAGCCCGGCGGTCCTGGCCGGCGATCAGCTGGTCCAGCGCGGTGAGCTGGCCCCGGTTGCCGCTGCGCACGGGTAGGCCTTGGGCGTAGCGGCGGAGCAGCCCGCCGGCGACGCACGCGTCCTGGAACTCGCCCAGCACATCCTGGAGTTCCTTCAGCCGGGTGGTCTCCGCCTTGAGCAAGTCGCCATAGGTCGGACGGAAGAACTCGAGGAGGTAACGCAGCCGCTTGCATCGGATCCTCAGCGCATGCAGCGACTCGTCGCTGGACGCGGATGTGATCGCACGACCGCGGCGCAGCACCCCCCGGTAGCGCTTGCCGATGAGCAGCTGGGCGGCCTCGCCGACCGTGATTGAGCCCAGGGTCTCCATGACGCGCTCAGACGGACCCCGTTCGAGCCGCTCCGCGAAGCCCGCCTTCAAACGACCGTACCGCCGGCTGGCCATGCCGGCCAGCAATTGTCTTCGCTCCTCCCGCCACCGATCGGCCAGATGCTGCTGGTAGTCGTCCAGGTGAGCAGCATCCTCCGAAGGGATTTCGGACAGGAAGTGGGGGAGGTTCCCCCTGGCGACGTCGAGGTCCCGCACAGCACCGAGAGTGGCCGCGAGCCACTTGAACTCGCCGTTGAATGAACGGATCGAGGCGGGCAGCACCTTCTTGAAGGCTCGAAGGGCGGAACGGAGGCGGCGCGTGGCCACCCGCATCTTGTGTACCCCTTCGGGATCCAGACCCTCCCAGGCCCTGGGCTCCTGGGCGATCATCTCCTCGAACTGCTCGAGCAGGCGCCCATAGGCCAGGTGGATGGCCGGATCGGCCGGCACGGGCGCCCGTTCCCGCAACATCTCCACGAAAGGCGTGCTCGCCGGCGACACCACACGAGAAGCCCGTGGGGGCGACAGGCCAGCGGTCTGCAATCCGCGTTCGAACTTGCTGAGGCGGGCCGCCAGAAGACCGAACCGTTGCTGGCTCTCCGCGGCCAGTTGCCGCAGCGACTCCTCCTCACCCTCCTTCAGCTCCATCTCCAACTCCACGAACGTCATACGCCCCGGCGCCGGCTTCTTCACCGGGGCAATGGCGGTGATCACCGTCTCATCGATCCCCACTTCCACCAACGCACCATCGGACAGCCGGATGTCGAACAGGCGACGGTGCGTCCGCACCCGGAAGAGCTTCCGGAGGTCCTCCGACCGAAGACAGCCGGACCGGTCACCGACATGCTCGGCAACCAGAGGATGACCTCCGTCCTGCGGAAACGCCAACACCCGCCGCTCGACCTCCCGGCGCCTCTGCACGATCCCATCCCCCAACCTGAAGGACTTCAGCATCACACTCTTGTCCCCCGAGCAGTCCCGCCA encodes:
- a CDS encoding CHAD domain-containing protein: MVSRLGSVPESPGGGTPGDCTPYPLQAAYPEVEAKFLIEDAAQVGDLVDSLDSFDVRSASVVNVVDDYWDTPDWHLFRAGWAYRWRDCSGDKSVMLKSFRLGDGIVQRRREVERRVLAFPQDGGHPLVAEHVGDRSGCLRSEDLRKLFRVRTHRRLFDIRLSDGALVEVGIDETVITAIAPVKKPAPGRMTFVELEMELKEGEEESLRQLAAESQQRFGLLAARLSKFERGLQTAGLSPPRASRVVSPASTPFVEMLRERAPVPADPAIHLAYGRLLEQFEEMIAQEPRAWEGLDPEGVHKMRVATRRLRSALRAFKKVLPASIRSFNGEFKWLAATLGAVRDLDVARGNLPHFLSEIPSEDAAHLDDYQQHLADRWREERRQLLAGMASRRYGRLKAGFAERLERGPSERVMETLGSITVGEAAQLLIGKRYRGVLRRGRAITSASSDESLHALRIRCKRLRYLLEFFRPTYGDLLKAETTRLKELQDVLGEFQDACVAGGLLRRYAQGLPVRSGNRGQLTALDQLIAGQDRRAATRRTDFAHAWQRLDSPGGRTGLLTRLEESRAPVTREHTWV